In the genome of Corticium candelabrum chromosome 18, ooCorCand1.1, whole genome shotgun sequence, the window CGGTGAAGCGTTGTGAACGGCGAAACAGATCCGGCGCCAATACCGCTCGCCTCTCTAACcttttagttgtgttcatgtgcgacaGACCAAGTATGAACAGCTGTACATGTTTTTACCACACACCGAAGGGGCCCTGTCGTAAgaactggactcaactgtaacttcgcgttgcagttcttgtcacttccatcagcgcATGCAACCATTGCTTTTTACTGCAAACGTACGTTAGCGCGcgtctctgaaatgttgcgTTAACGCAAATCTCCGAAATGTTAAAAGGGTTGTGCAAAAGGTTAGGTAGCTATGAGTATTTTTCTCATATATATTTTGGCAAGAAACGGCACGCGCTAGTGGGCAGGTGTACAGCTATAGCTAGCTAGAGCACAATGCGTTACTCACTAGTAATGCGTGAACCTCCGTCGAGCGTCGCTTCAAAcgaaagctacgaagcaatactcattgggagtagcttcGATAAGGAGTGGAGCAAATCTAGCTTTCCCCCAACCAGTCTCGTGTAGGTATGCAGAGTGTAGCCAAACACCGCGGCTGCCGACTGCTCTTTCTAACGaccgtagacaggatagaagccggttctaatttttccaaagctatagttataaattctgtatgtctttgtgtatcgcTTTACGTACATTAGTTAGCTACGGTATCAGTAGTggcaacgcgcgttagcaaggAAGTCCCGTACATAACGTGCGCACTACTCTTCacgtttgtgcatactacggcagcaagattagatgctcgtagattttcaggtagctctacttgaaatacaacgtttctgttgtttctgatcaaaaattgacgtctttctagctagatgttctctcatgtcgaacagcgcgtagtgattggctgcccggACCATTATCCCTTACCGCGTGCGACACAAAGAAGAATAATGCgtcgtgattggtcactcgcttgcataccacacattcctgaagcgtgacacccatatatggtcattttttggcgtacatagtcagccagccacagagatttgggacaaatagaaccccgttagtataccgctcctcgcaagtcacgtgacttcttcaaagtcccgtttctttgactcgtagctttcaatTACCGTGAAGAGCGTGAGAAGGAGGCTAGACACTTTGACTAACCTTCTAGTTAAGTTAACACCAGCGCAATCCAACTGAACaactattttcaattttgcgTGGCCAGACCATCCCCGCCTACTATTTAATGCGCTGCGCAGTGGGTTTCCGAGGTTTTACCTTTTACGCATGCTCCGTATGTCAATTGTTGTCTACTATGCCTTTTACAGGAAAGTACAATTCTAGTCTACATACTTTCAAGTAAGAACCTacatgtctgtttattttctTGACTTATTGCGCTTTACTTTACTTACCTGATCATCACGTGTTACACCACGTGGGTGTAGTCTTGGCATTCCATGTTCATTTGATCCTCTCTGTGTATAGATGTCGATGGGAAACGTTAGCTGTCGCATTCTGGAAGCGTTATCCTAACCCTATGAGCAAGCATGTTCATTCTGAAGATGTGATCAGTAGGTTagtgttgtcacgtgactttatggGTGGTGAGTTTTACACTGTAACAggtattatatatttatttatttgtatggCAGAGAACTGGAGGGAGAAAAGCTCAGAACGAAGCGTTTGCTGTTTAAATCAAATAGATTGCCAAAATTTGGAGAAAGAGTGAGTTGAATGTCTGGTGagcaattgacagacagacaacctgacagacggagagacagacagacagacagatcgacagacggacagatggacagaccaccagacagacagatagacaggcaggcaggcatacagacaaatgatgGACAGAtctagacaggcagacagacagatagcaaacggacagattgacagacagacaggtggacagatggacagactaccagacagacaggcaggcataCAGACTaataatggacagacaggcagacagattttCTTTACTTTGGCCTAACTTAAACGgtaaatgacagacagacaggcaggcaggcagactgacagacagacagactgatagacagacagactgacagacagacatgcagatgatGGTCAGTTAGACTATAAACAAGCAGGTAACAAAGATAAGCTGATAAACAGAGACAATTGAAAACACTATCGCTCACCgtctttgtgttgtttctgaCACAACGTTGCAACAATTCTCAATACACTTTTGTACATTTAGTTCGTGACACACGGATCTCAGGCTATTGTTGTCGAAGACTCGATCGTCGAtccaaaacaacagaaactcACCACATACACATGGAATGTCAATCTGAGGAGATTAATGACAGTAGAAGAAAAGTGCGTGTACTCTGCATCACCAGACAACAAGGAATGGTAAATATATACATTGTAACATGCGTACtgttttacttgttttgttgtttgtgctgcATGGTTGTTTTGTCATTATTTTAGGACACATTGTGTGAAAGAGTCGTGGATACAGTCGAGTGTGTTTGGGTTTTCTCGGCCACTACAGGCATTTGGTAGTTCACGTTATAAAGAAAACAGCAAGAAGGtattacagtgtgtgtgtgtgtgtgtgtgtgtgtgtgtgtgtgtgtgtgtgtgtgtgtgtgtgtgtgtgtgtgtgtgtgtgtctctgtctctgtctgtgtctgtgtgtgtgtgtgtgtgtgtgtgtgtgtgtgtgtgtgtgtgtgtgtgcgtgtgtgtgtgcgtgtgtgtgtgcacgtgtgcatgtgcgtatgtgtgtgtgcatgtgtgcatgtgcgtatgtgtgtgtgcatgtgtgtgtgtgtgtgtgtgtgtgcatgtgtgtgtgtgtgtgtgtgtgtgtgtgtgtgtgtgtgtgtgtgtgtgtgtgtgtgtgtgtgtgtgtgtgtgtgtgtgtgtgtgtgtgtgtgatgtgtgtgtgtgtgtgtgtgtgtgtgtgtgtgtgtgtgtgtgtgtgtgtgtgtgtgtgtgtgtgtgtgtgtgtgtgatgtgtgcgtgt includes:
- the LOC134194297 gene encoding PRELI domain-containing protein 1, mitochondrial-like yields the protein MPFTGKYNSSLHTFKCRWETLAVAFWKRYPNPMSKHVHSEDVISRELEGEKLRTKRLLFKSNRLPKFGERFVTHGSQAIVVEDSIVDPKQQKLTTYTWNVNLRRLMTVEEKCVYSASPDNKEWTHCVKESWIQSSVFGFSRPLQAFGSSRYKENSKKATRGLEYVIEKMNDTQPTATMKAFPNIKIEPQLA